A genome region from Anastrepha ludens isolate Willacy chromosome 3, idAnaLude1.1, whole genome shotgun sequence includes the following:
- the LOC128856887 gene encoding uncharacterized protein LOC128856887, with protein MKNYETIDKSISKAALQKFCQHLWYLTDEVSILALFDDDVDLETKVRMIANLTRENPTAHNKRYIASKEELCGPLFERNIDDFVSVKSKFLFNRLQIADSFLNKCPSSWSNDDSFLQAKKKLLGLKAVNDTAERAVKLMQDFHGLITVQEEQKQFLLRFILYLYIYFYFIFKFLESNGKK; from the exons atgaaaaattacgaaacaatagacaaaagcatttcaaaagcagctttgcagaagttttgccagcatttgtggtatttgacagatgaagtatctattctggctttatttgatgatgatgtcgatctagaaactaaagtaagaatgattgctaacttaactagagaaAACCCAACAGCCCACAATAAACGCTACATTGCATCGAAAGAAGAACTCTGTGGCCCACTTTTTG agagaaacattgatgacttcgtctctgtcaaaagcaagttcctgtttaatcgactccagattgccgacagttttctgaacaagtgcccctcttcgtggtcaaatgatgattcgtttctacaggctaaaaagaagctgctaggactgaaagcagttaatgatacggcagaaagagcggttaagttaatgcaagacttccatggtttgatcactgttcaagaggagcaaaagcaatttttattacgttttattttatatttatatatatatttttattttatatttaagtttttagagtcaaatggaaaaaaataa